The Lytechinus variegatus isolate NC3 chromosome 11, Lvar_3.0, whole genome shotgun sequence genome contains the following window.
GGAAGAGAGGAAGGGGGTAAGAGGGTGGAGAAGACAGTGATAGGATGGGAAGAGAGGAAGGGGGTAAGAGGGTGGAGAAGACAGTGATAGGATGGGAAGAGAGGAAGGGGGTAAGAGGGTGGAGAAGACAGTGATAGGATGGGAAGAGAGGAAGGGGGTAAGAGGGTGGAGAAGACAGTGATAGGATGGGAAGAGAGGAAGGGGGTAAGAGGGTGGAGAAGACAGTGATAGGATGGGAAGAGAGGAAGGGGGTAAGAGGGTGGAGAAGACAGTGATAGGATGGGGAAGAGAGGAAGGGGTAAGAGGGGGGAGAAGACAGTGATAGGATGGGAAGAGAGGAAGGGGGTAAGAGGGTGGAGAAGACAGTGATAGGATGGGAAGAGAGGAAGGGGGTAAGAGGGTGGAGAAGACAGTGATAGGATGGGGAAGAGAGGAAGGGGGTAAGAGGGGGAGAAGACAGTGATAGGATGGGAAGAGAGGAAGGGGGTAAGAGGGTGGAGAAGACAGTGATAGGATGGGAAGAGAGGAAGGGGGTAAGAGGGTGGAGAAGACAGTGATAGGATGGGGAAGAGAGGAAGGGGGTAAGAGGGTGGAGAAGACAGTGATAGGATGGGAAGAGAGGAAGGGGGTAAGAGGGTGGAGAAGACAGTGATAGGATGGGGAAGAGAGGAAGGGGGTAAGAGGGTGGAGAAGACAGTGATAAGATGGGAAGAGAGGAAGGGGGTAAGAGGGTGGAGAAGACAGTGATAGGATGGGGAAGAGAGGAAGGGGGTAAGAGGGTGGAGAAGACAGTGATAGGATGGGAAGAGAGGAAGGGGGTAAGAGGGTGAAGACAGTGATAGGATGGGAAGAGAGGAAGGGGGTAAGAGGGTGGAGAAGACAGTGATAGGATGGGAAGAGAGGAAGGGGGTAAGAGGGTGGAGAAGACAGTGATAGGATGGGAAGAGAGGAAGGGGGTAAGAGGGTGGAGAAGACAGTGATAGGATGGGAAGAGAGGAAGGGGGTAAGAGGGTGGAGAAGACAGTGATAGGATGGGGAAGAGAGGAAGGGGGTAAGAGGGGGAGAAGACAGTGATAGGATGGGAAGAGAGGAAGGGGGTAAGAGGGTGGAGAAGACAGTGATAGGATGGGAAGAGAGGAAGGGGGTAAGAGGGTGTAGAAGACAGTGATAGGATGGGAAGAGAGGAAGGGGGTAAGAGGGTGGAGAAGACAGTGATAGGATGGGAAGAGAGGAAGGGGGTAAGAGGGTGGAGAAGACAGTGATAGGATGGGAAGAGAGGAAGGGGGTAAGAGGGTGGAGAAGACAGTGATAGGATGGGAAGAGAGGAAGGGGTAAGAGGGTGGAGAAGACAGTGATAGGATGGGAAGAGAGGAAGGGGGTAAGAGGGTGGAGAAGACAGTGATAAGATGGGAAGAGAGGAAGGGGGTAAGAGGGTGGAGAAGACAGTGATAGGATGGGAAGAGAGGAAGGGGGTAAGAGGGTGGAGAAGACAGTGATAGGATGGGAAGAGAGGAAGGGGGTAAGAGGGTGGAGAAGACAGTGATAGGATGGGAAGAGAGGAAGGGGGTAAGAAGGTGGAGAAGACAGTGATAGGATGGGAAACAGAAGTAGGATTTAATGATTTATGTCGTAAAATTCTGAATAATTCTGGGGAAGCCTTGGGCAAAAATATGATGGAGAAAGAAGGTAGAAAAGTAAACACAA
Protein-coding sequences here:
- the LOC121423538 gene encoding proline-rich protein 36-like → MEIISKIAHYYHYLQIERSPNAGNGKVTLTVKGSGGDCHLMYVGLRSIGGGNVAGLFGPFIEELFRILRHKSLNPTSVSHPITVFSTFLPPSSLPILSLSSPPSYPLPLFPSYHCLLHPLTPFLSSHPITVFSTLLPPSSLPILSLSSPPSYPLPLFPSYHCLLHPLTPSSLPILSLSSPPSYPLPLFPSYHCLLHPLTPFLSSHPITVFSTLLPPSSLPILSLSSTPSYPLPLFPSYHCLLHPLTPFLSSHPITVFSPSYPLPLFPILSLSSPPSYPLPLFPSYHCLLHPLTPFLSSHPITVFSTLLPPSSLPILSLSSPPSYPLPLFPSYHCLHPLTPFLSSHPITVFSTLLPPSSLPHPITVFSTLLPPSSLPILSLSSPPSYPLPLFPILSLSSPPSYPLPLFPSYHCLLHPLTPFLSSPSYHCLLHPLTPFLSSHPITVFSTLLPPSSLPILSLSSPPLTPFLSSPSYHCLLHPLTPFLSSHPITVFSTLLPPSSLPILSLSSPPSYPFLSSPSYHCLLHPLTPFLSSHPITVFSTLLPPSSLPILSLSSPPSYPLPLFPSYHCLLHPLTPFLSSHPITVFSTLLPPSSLPILSLSSPPSYPLPLFPILSLSSPPSYPLPLFPSYHCLLHPLTPFLSSPSYHCLLHPLTPFLSSHPITVFSTLLPPSSLPHPITVFSTLLPPSSLPILSLSSPPSYPFLSSHPITVFSTLLPPSSLPI